A window of Canis lupus baileyi chromosome 3, mCanLup2.hap1, whole genome shotgun sequence genomic DNA:
CTTTCTCCAGGAAGTGGGTGTTGGAGATGGCCTCTGCCCCCAGGAAGAGGCCCTTGAGGGGGAGAAAGGTAAGAGGAGGCATCCACAACCCGCCAGTTGGGCTggaagagacaaaagcagagcaGCTGGAAGAAGGCGGTCCGAGGGCGTGGGCCCCGCTGCAGGCCTGGCTGGCGTCCCTTGGGAAGCACCAACGGGCGTTTGCACTGGTCTCTTCATTTCTGAGCACAGCAGGGCTtgtgggggaaactgagtcctTCATACACCTGCTGCTCAGACACTCCCGGGCTTCTCGGAAATTGGATTCAGGTACCCCACTGAAGGCCCCATTGGTTCTTAAAAGGAGTAATCTCCCTCGAGGGCTTTTCCAGGCTGAGGAATGTGTGATTCTGGGTTTCTATGAGCTAATGGAACTTCCTCTTGGTTAAGGAGAGGGGAAGTGGACCAACATTGACCCAAGAGGAAATTTCTGTTGAACTGTGTTTTCCCAGCTTTCTGAATAGCTGTATCAAAGTCTTCCTTGTCATCCCTGAGAAAGATCTCGACCCGCCTCCGCCCTCCCACCTGCGAGGCACACGCAATCCCAGAGGACACACGGTGGCAGAGGGCGGTCACGGCCCCAGAGCGCACAGTGCCCTGCTGGGGGGAAGCTCTCCGGGCCCTGCGTGGGGACGGCGGTGGGGGGGGCCTCCAGGCCACACTCCCACAGGACAGCGCACTGGTGACCATGAGAGGCAGGTTCAGAAGCGAGGGCTTGACTTTCTGGAGCCCAGCTTAGAGGACACCAGGTAGTGGGAGGCGTGACTCATCCATTTCCTGTAGTGCTCGTGGGTTTCAAGGTTACTTTTGAAGCACATCCACAATTtgaaattaaatgcatttttattaatgattCACAGCACCTTTCCTATCAGCTGGATCTTCAGTTCACCTACCTCCCGTAAACATTCGagaggcggggctggggggcaggggtgggcccAATAAACACTCCGAAAAGGAAGGCTTGGGTGGGGTGAAATTAGTGTTAAAAAGATAACCCTGACCAAGCGTAAGGCATGAGTCAGAAGGGACAGGGCAGGATATAGGGAGACCCATTTCATTTCTTCAAGAGACATTTTTAAGCGCCTGCTGTGTGCCGGACGCAGTGCTCAGCCCGGGGTCCAGAGCAAATAAAAGAGGTGCCGCTTCCTGGAGGGAGCCATCTGGCTATGAAGATAAGCATCAAGCTAACAGACTAGCAGATCTATCTCTACAATCAGTGATACGTGCCGTGAAAGGAACTAAGACGGGAAAGCAAGGCACGGAGAcgagaggcagagctgaagcgGAGGCTTAGTTTGCTCGGGCTGCAAACATACTACCATAGACAAGAAACatccctcacagttctggagactggaagtccaatATCAAGGTGCTGGCCAGTTTGGTTcttggtgagggctctcttcctggcttggaGAAGGTCCCCTTCTCCTTTGTCCTCATGGGAGGAAAAGGGGAGGGAgcggagagggagaaaagaggagaaagaatagaGAGCAAGCTCTGGCTAGGCTGGTACCCTGgtctctttgcctttttttttgtttgtttgttttttaagattttttttttatttgagggacgcctggatggctcagcagttaaactctgctttcggctcagggcgtgatcctggagttcagggattgagtcccacatcgggctccctaaggggagcctgcttcttcctctgcctgtgtctgtctgtctgtctctctctctctctcatgaataaataaaatctttttattttatttatttgagagagtgagcaagcaagcatCACACATCcttgagcagggggaaggggcagatggagagggagagagaatcccaagcagactcctcaccaagcaAGGAGCTGCAATgcaaggctcaattccaggaccccaagatcatgacctgagctgaaaccaagagctggccgcccaaccaactgagccactcaggcacccctgtcttcctcttcctatagggaccccaccctcatgacctcatctaatgCATAAtagcctcccaaaggccctacccCATGATAAATGATCACATTAGGAGTTTGGGCTTCgacatatgaatttggaagggacacaaacattcagtccacaaCAGGCTTAAATGGAAATCCGATCCAATGACAATACTGAGCAGGACAGCGGGAATGGAGAGCAGGTGACATTCAAAAGGCATTCTGCAGAGAGCGCTGGCAAGACTCAATAGCAGGCTGAGTGATGAGGAAAGTGAAATATGTACAAGGAAGGGAGACATGGCaccagggagaggggaggtggcGAGTCCTGGCTCCCTGTGATAAGTCACCCCAGGAAAAAACCCTCTGGCAATTGGTGACACAGGCCTGGCAAGAGGGGAGGGCTCAGAGCTGGGGGTTCAGATGTGCTCATGCTGACCCACCAGATGGGGGCACACACCTGGGCATGGAGATGAGGACACTGATCTAGAGAAGGCCACATCCCCCACAACCCACCTGCAGGAAGAATACTCACCTGTTGACCTCCTGCCTCAAGGATAAGCAGGCTACCACCTCTGTGCttgatttcacacacacacacacacacacacacaatcttccCTGTCTTCCCCTTCTAATGATGCCATCATTCACCTAGTTGTACAGGACAAAACCAGGAGTCATCCCTTCACATTCCACATCTAATCCATCAGGAAGGTCCAATCAATTCTACCTTCCAAATATGTGGTGAATGCAATCACTGGTCCCCACTCCCATACTATCATCCAGGTCAAATCCATTactaggtctcacctggaccacTATTCAACCCCTTattgtccctctgcctccacgCCTGCTGCCTTAGTCTACTAAAGTGTGAATCATACAGCATTGCTTAGTCTAGTACAGCAGCCAACgtgatctttataaaatataattcaggtCATGTGAATCCCTGGCTGAAAGCCCTCTCCTTTGCTTCTGGTCCAAATGAGAGACTAAACTCCAATGAGTGAGTATCTGCCGATTCCCCCCACAACACCTCCTGCACTCTCGCCCTTGCCCACCCCACTTCAAGCTCATTTCCACCTCAGATCATTTGTTCCAGTATCTTCTTAAATGCAGCCTCCTTGGGGAGGTCTTTGCTGACCACCCTATCCAAATATCCTCCCTGTCTCCATGACATCCCTCCCTAGCCCCAGCTTTTTTCCTTCAgcacacttattttttaagtgatatgACCTATTTGTTTATTAGCTTATAGTCTCTCTTTCCCAGTAAAGTAGATCTATGAAGGCAGAGACTTACTCTCTTTTGCTCACTCCTGCAGGCCCACAGCCAAGAGCACATAGGTTTGtatgtgctgaatgaatgagaaagtaaataaataaagataaacttATAATGCAAGGCGTAGCCTAGATCTTCCCTGCCAAGAAGAACCTGATTCAAGGAGTTGTGGGTAGGTGGTTTATTTGGAAGATGATCACTGGGAGCAAGGGTGAGATACCAGGAGAAGAAAAAGCCCAAATAAGGATGCATTATCAAGCCGGTAATGCTGGGAGCAACTGGGTCTTGATCCCACTGGAATGTTCCCTGGAACATGTAGAGATCTCTTCCAATTGTCCCCTGAACATTGACAGGAGAGGCCCTGATCCATCCGCTTCTGGACTGGCTGAGGCTTCCCCCAGATGTGTTACTCTCTCAAACTGCTGGTGCACGCGGCTGCATGGGCTCCCCCGGAAGAGGAGGAGCCAGGGCAGACAGCAAGTGATGTACAGTGGGCACTGGAGTCCAGATTTGTGAGCACAAAGCTGGAGCCCCTTCAGAAATGTCTGGAATGAGGGGTGGAGCCGAGGATGTAAGGCGGAACATTGAAGCACCTGCTATTCGTGCTGTGAGGGAGATGTCCACAGGGGTCGTGGAGTGTGTGACCCACCTAGGGTGTTCAGTGCACATATTTTGGACTGAACTCACAAGAGTGAAGTGACACTTATTAAATTATGCTAAGATTGGGAGACTCTCCCAAAACTTGAGAGATTATAAAATCTGAGCCCACAATTCAAACTCAGGGCAAAGAGATGACACATGTAGTCCAGCAGGCACTGCGTGGCACAATGTATTTTGGAAGGAAATAGGACCCTCATGTGACAGGAGTGTCCAGGAGTCACTCAGGCTAATGGGCAAGTCCATAGACAGGCTTCCACGGCCAGGCTGCTTGTCCGGAGACGCCCCATGGGCAAAGACGCAGCCCCACGGAGTGGAAAGAGGGCTGGGCTGGCCTGGAACTCAAGAGAAGTGGGTTCTAGGCTCATCCAGCTCTCAATCATGTCATGtcagctctgggcctcagtcttccCGGCCAAATGCAGAGTGCTCTTCAATCCGACTTCTCTCTGCACTGCCCAGGCCATCCCGCTGCCACTGAAAATACCATGGAACGTACACTTATTCCACTGTGAGCTCTAGAGAACAGAAACTTCCCTGACCCATTTCTGTATCCTTCACGCCCAACCGCTGCCTAACCTAGAGGTGCTCAGTGAGCTTGATGAATAACGCAGGCACAGCAAATGGATTCTCTCACAAGGAAAAGCATATGGAAGGAGTGGAAGAAGTAGGATAGCCAAACATGACATGGCAATGCAGGCAATGGTAGCTTGAGGCTGGCTGGGTCCTTGGGAGACATTAGACTGAGCCCAAAAGAAAGCAGGCTGTACATAAATtgacttgaattttattttcaggccTGTTGTCGTCTCAGCTTAGTCATATTATACCATAATTATTCCTTTCCCTGCAATTTTTGCCCTACAGCTCTTAGGTATTGTAGGGACTCGGGGCTACAGACCAAACAGGAAGCCTAGAGCAAGGGGATGTGGTCAGGAGGCCAGGCAAAGGACCGTGAAAATATTCAGCACGCAGTCATTCACTCCTTTAGCAAACATTCATTGAGCATCGGCCTAGGCAGGCCCTCTGGGAATACAGATCCTTCTCCTCCTTGGGTTAGCTCTGCAGCACgtccacacacatgcacacgcacacacatgcacacaggtgtCTCTGCtacctcctcccctgccccctcccccagccctgtggAACTGAAGTCACCCACGTTCTGCAACAGCCTCACAGCTGGAAGGGACCTCAGTGTCCTCGAGTCAGATGGCAGCCTTACACAAACAAGGCACTGGGGCGACACCGGAAACATGAGGCTTCTTCCATTTTCCACCCATCTCCTTCCCAATGGCTCCCTgcttttatatatgaaaaaccttAACTTAAGGCTTTGGGGAGGGCAAGACAACCCCCACACCCCTACAGGTAAAAATCCAGGAGACAGGGACCCCAGCAAAGCCTTGGCCTCCAGCGCCGCCCCACCTGTTGTTTTGTTGGCCTGTTGCTACTCTGGGCACACAGAACATTTTCACTTCTGGTCCCCAAATGTGAGAATTCACCAGGCCACTGGCTTCCTGTTTTGTACCAGATCTGCTTGAATCTCACTGCTTCTAGACAGTTTTTGATCACTaagcagttttttaaattttgtgatgATACACCTATGTGCTCCCACTCGGAGGTTCTCAGAGCCctggggcacagagagggcaCAGGAGACGCTGGCCCCTGCATGGCCACCCCAAGGGAGCACAGCCCCCTCCTCGCCTGCCCAGTCTCTTCCCGGGTTTGATCATTCCTTAAGGTAGCCCTTACACAGAAAACGTCACTGTCTGGGTCTGCTGTGTCTAGATCTGTATCTGGTGATGACCACAGGGTCGCACATGActgagcatgagcagagaaaaTCAAAAACCTTGGTTTTCAGAGCACTCAAGATTGGACCAACAATAAAGCAAAGCCCAAGGTTCCCTGACAAGACTGAGGAACTGTCAACATACATGCCTGAGACATTCCTGGCTACGGCCAGAGCCATAGAAGCTACTGGAGAGAATTCAGGGAGGGTAGAAGCTGAATTTTGCCTGCAGAAAGCACCCATCCGGAGAGGGAGCACAGTCGATCTCAAGAGAGACTGGATACCCCCACAGGGTCTAGCAGTTCCAGGCATATTCTAGAAGctgcttgaatgaatgaatgaatgaatacaaggGGAAAGTCAGGAATTCAGTTATGGGAGCCAGAGAGTATTTGTAATTAAAAGTGagaagatgggacacctgggtggctcagtcagttaagcctctgcctctggttcaggtcatgatcccaggatcctaggatcgagccccacacctggctccctgctcagtggggagtctgcttctccctctccctctgctgctccccctgcttgtacgttctctctctctctctctctctctctctcaaataaataaataaaatctttaaaaaaaaagtgagaagacaACAAGATCTACCAATCTTAAGGAAGTCTCCTTGGGGAAGTGAAAATTGAATTGGCGTAAATAAGGGGCAAAATTTGATGATCCGGAAGTGAAggggtgtaaaaaaaaaaattaagggaagaCTGAGAAATGGGTCAGTAGAAGCTCAGGGCTGAGGACAGGGGCTACTCTCACCGCCCCAGGGGAACCAGAAGAGAGATCAGAGGCCAGCGGGAGGGGCCTGTGCCTTGGGGCCCACGGAGCCCAGGCAAGCTAGGAGCTTGGGCAGAGCCTTTAAGCGGCTGACcaaccattattaaaaaaaacacattctggCCTGACCTTCAGCAAATCATTTCTCCGGGCCCTGATCCCCCTGTTCCCTCACCCTTGAGGATGAAGGGAGACTGCATACGGAgcccctgccctgagctcaaATACGTGCTTAGCAAACGTCAGTTCACTGGTAAAGAAGGATTTGGTTGGGAATGACCCAGTCTTAGGTGCTGCTCAGATTTATCCAAAGTCAAAGAAAGGCTGAGGAGTATTTCGGATCCTAAACTATTAGGACCTAAAGGAACCGCAGCGGTCACCTGTCACCTCCTAGGTCAGAAAGCACTATACTTTGTACTTGTATCTTTTGTTTagtgaacacctactatgtgctgggccctATGCTAGACACCaagaaaagagagatttttaaaaagaggagcctggatggttcaggcggttaagcatctgtctttggctcaggtcatgatcccagggtcctgggatggagccctgcattgggctccctgctcagtggggtgtctgcttcttgctctccctctgcccctccccttcaaTTGTGCACATGtgcgcatgcactctctctctctctcccaggtaAAGAAATaagacccttaaaaaaaaaaaacccacatgaacAGATAAAATCCCTTTCTCCTTCAGGTAAAAGAGAGGAGCCTTGGAGAAGTGGTCTGATCCCTTAATGTCCAGATGCTAAAATACATGTCCATGGTGGTGAGTGACTGGCCCGTGGCCACACAGCATGGCAGGGTGGGTCAAGACCAGACCACCTTCTCCAGTGTTCAATCCTCATCCCGCTAAGCCTGGGGTCAGGCTGCATCTGCGAGGCCTCCACCTCTACGCAGACTCTGGTGCAGCTCGTGGCTGTGCAGCCTTAGGCAAAGCATGCTACCTGCCTGAGCGTCAGTCTTGCCATATGCAATACGCAACCAGGAATGATGCCCCACGTCACACGGTTGCCACAAGGCTAAAGCCACAGTAACATgcacaaaaataatttgttctctggAGACTGTGTGTTGTGCAAGCAGTTCCTGCTCCTTCTCGGGTCACCAGGGTTTCTTTCTCTAGGACAAGGCAGCTTTCTGTAACCACATTGGGTGTTTCTTCTCCACTCAGCAGGCATTTATTGGGTACCTCCTACATGCTCCACTTTTAGTGGCTACTGAAGATCTCTGGGACGTAACCCTGACAGCCAAGGGCTCACCATGGTGAGGGAACAGGACAAATGGAGGAAACGTGGCCATTTGCCACCAGGATCAAGTGGGTGGCAGCCAGTCTGCAGTCCTGAGGGAAGCCACAGGGAAGATGACACTTGAGTCAACCATGGAGACTAGTTGTGCCGAGGAGGGGTTGGCAGGGAGGGCGAAGGCATCCCCAGAAGGCTTCCTGGCAAAGACACCAAAGAGGAACAGGGTGGCAGAGGGACTGGGGGGTGGCAGCATAGAAGTGCTGgctctcctgcctgcctcctggcTCTTGGGGCCAGTGGAAAGAACAGTTAGGAGGAGAGGAAGGTTCTAGGGGAGGCGCCCCCCAGACCCACTGGACCTGGATCCAGACTTCTAGGTACTGGTTCCCTAATCATTTCTGAACAAGCTGGAAGCTGCCATTTTAGGGCTCTCAACCAAAACATGTTGCATCCTCGGGTGAGGCCTGGGGTGAAGGGCAGTGCTGCGTTACGTTAGCCAGCGGGACTGCGGAAGTCAGGAAAacaagaaggaggcagaggggaccGGGAACACGTCAGAGGACCCCAAAAGAGGAAGTAGCCCAGTCTCGGTTCCGCTCCCGAGGATGGGAAATACCCTCCGTTCTCCCAGCCCTCGGCAGCTGTCCCCATGCCCTTACCTGAAGCCACCAAACCTGGGGCAGGACCACATGGGCCCTGGGCCTCGTCCTTCCACGGTTCCCCAAAGTCACTGAGTCCTGAGTGTATTCAGGGACCTGGGGCAGCCCCCGATGGGGCATCATGACGCCTGTGGGTTAAGGAATGGGGCCCAGCGAAATCCGAAATCTGAGGAAGGATGTCaatccccctcctccctgctctcccaaTAAAGACTTCAGGAAAAGGAGGGACCAGAAGCCAGGAGGGGCTCAGCCCCACCGCCATCAACTCATGGATAGAAATTCTGGAGCCCAGATGAAGACCTCCAAATTCAGAAATCCGGTTTATTAAGTCATTGCTGGGCTAGGCTAGGAGAGTGGCCCCCCCAGTCCTGGTAGGAAGTGAGGGGTAGGGACTGGTAaggctcctctcccctcccctcccttaccctcccctcccttctcctctccccccccccttccctctcctctttcccctcctcccccctcccctcccctcctctcctccccccccttctctcccctcctctctcctcccctcctccctcctccacaaTTGgctagggacacctaggtggctcagcagttgagcacctgcctttggctcagggagtgatcctggagtcccgggatcaagtcccacatcgggctccctgcatggagcctgcttctccctctgcctgtgtctctgcctctctctctctctctctctctctctgtgtgtgtgtgtgtctcatgaataaataaataaaatctttaaaaaaaatagaatccaaagcaagaaagaaaccAGGCCCCCAGGAAGTGAggatagaaagacaaataatgtgACTTCTCTCCTCCTTGTTTCTCACTGTCCTGGGCTCCCCAGGACATGTCTTGTTGGCCTGGGTGTAGTTCTGCCTGCAGTTTCAGCAGCGGCTGGGCTCCTGTCTGGCCTTGCTCCGTCCACAGCTGCCCCCGGGAGCACAGCCTCTCTGGATAGAAGGACTCTGCATTAAGGGCCTCCTGAGACAACATCCAGGTGTGGACGCCACCTCGAGTCCAGTAGGGCAGACCAGAGGAAAAAGTGGTGATTCACAAGGCAAACAGTGTTGCTGTCCACCAATCTACACTTGGTTTGTGATTTCCCTTGTGCATTAGCTGGgttggtggtggttgttttttttgttgttatttttgttttttaagattttatttattcattcatgagaaatacacacagagagagagagagagagagagagaggcagagacacaggtagagggagaagcaggctccatgcagggagcccgacatgggactggatccagggtctccaggatcacaccctgggctgaaggcagacgctcaaccgctgagccaccagggctgcccttggttggggttttttgttgttgtttttagcctGGCCTGGGTTCCTCCCCGACTCCCACTGTTTCTGGTCCACCCTTCCCGTCACAGGGTAAGCCTGGCACAGGAAATACACGACACAGGGAGACCGAGATCTCCGCCCCCAACCCATGCCCACCCATTGCGGGAGCCTAGAAAATAAGATCATGCTTCTAGACTGTTTTAAGAACTGCTCTCCAAATGGTTTGGGCAGCCCTGAGCCTCAGCAGCAGAGCCAGGTGGTAGACAGGAGTGTGGGAAGGTTGAAAGTACCAGAATGAAGCACGGAGTGCAGCAGGGCAGAGCAAACCCTAAGAGCAGCCTTCAGCTCTTGGGGAAAGTAGGAAGGTTAAAAACAGCATCTGGAATCACCCCCACTCCCACATGACTTTGCTATTGAAGATATGACTGGTTTTCCAGCCTCTGGAGTCCGTCCTTTGAGGGGAAGTGTCTAGGGGACGCCTCGTGGAGAGCTCCCCTCTGGGTCTGCAGGCCTTGCCCACACCGGGCTGAGCCAGGATGGCTTGGCTCTCCAGGACACCTggaaccaccaccacccccagacTCAGGGGCCCCCTGGGAACCAGTCTCTACTCCTGAGCAATGGCTACTTTCTTTGTTTGGAGGAGAAAGCCATTGCCTCTCTACCGGACTCTGTCCAGAGTCCAGACCCTTCCTGGGGGTCCTCCTGCTGCAGGCCTGCAGTGCACCCAGAGTGACTCCTCACTGTCCACAACAAGGGACCAGGCCAGGCCTTGAAGGCCCTGGGGGATGAAGGCAGCCCGggagcctgggaggggcaggtgcCTGTACCAGGAGCTACCTCCTGCAGAAAAAGCAAAGGGAGGGCAACAAAGAGATGAGGCCTGGAAAGGATTCCTCTAAACCACTGCCTCTGGTGAGGCTTCTTCCAAGCCAGAGGATCAGCTCAAAGAGAAACTGGGGGTACATGAGGGATGGCTGGAGGGAGAAAATGGATGGAGGGGAGATGAGCTTGAAGGCAAGTGGAGGGAAGGTGTGAGCCAAGGGTCAGGTGGCCATGAAGCAGGGATCACTCCTGGGCTTTCAGTTCAGAAGTGACACCCTGGAGTGATCCTTCTTGGGCAGAGTAGCCATCTAGAACCTTAAACTCAGAGCAAAGGTTGAGACAgaaagctcaactctagaagctGCCATCTGATTAGAAATAGAACATCCCCAGGAAAGAAAGGCAGGATGTGGATTGGGTACACAGGCGAAAAGGAACAGTCTGCTACCAGCAGGTGGTGGGGACAGCATGACCCTGAGCCTTGATACCTGAGATCACCTCCCACAGATCCACCCCCCAGAAGTGGTGGAGGATGAACTGAATGATCTCTTGGGTTCCAAACAGTCCTCAATGCTAGACTTGGGTGTCTGCACTATCTGAGGACCTTATTAGAACATTAGATTTACTCAGGAGCTCACCAACCTTCCACTCACCTCTCTGGGGCTCCAGACGCTGACACTCCCCTATCAGACTAGCCTGTCAGAGAACTTCATGTAGCCACCATCTGAACTGCCGATGTGGCCACTGATGGTGAAGGGTGGTCCCACCTCCAGCTCCTTCAGATTCCTGAAAAAGATGATCCAATCAGGTTTTGGGGGCTGAGAACCTGACCTCTCCTTAGGAGCCCAACTCCCTAGACCAGAGCATGGGaagaacttcctggctgtgactCCTTGACTGACTCATCTTCCAAGAACAGGAACTGGCCCATGTCTCAGGGCCAGACCAAGAGCAGGCCTGCCCTGTGGCAGAGATTTGACAAGATGGCTTACCGCAGGGGGACTTTTTGACCCCCCTACTCCCTAAATCCCTGGTGGTCTCCATTTGCTGCTCTCTTTTGACACCACATTGTGTCTGAGACTATATTATTTGTAGTCAGGCCTGTGTCCACCACAGGCAGTGAAATGTCTAAAGATAGAGACTATGTTCATTGTACCCCCTAGAAACTAATATCACTACATCTGCAACAATGGATCCTTCCTGAATACATAATGGGTAGatgatgaaggaatgaatgagtggatgaatgaatggatttacCCCCCTACCTGGGGGTAAGTGTTAGGAGGTTCACCATCAGTAGGGTCTTACATAATCCTGTCcatattcaagtttttattcaTGGTTCTTTCTACATAGACCCtggctccttccttttctcttgtttgCTCAAGGGGATGGGGAGGAACCAGagccaaggaagagaaagagtgtGTCTTGGTTCCAAACCTAACCCCACTCAGATCTGTCCTGAATCCACTCACCGGATCTGGTACAAGTTGAAGACAAAATTAGGCCCTAGAAAGACAATCAGAAAAGAGAGGGTTAGTACCTCCAGGGAGACCTGCCCCTCACCCTTCTGGGAACATCTGGTGCTCTCTTACCCCATCTGGGAGGAGTTGGGTGGCTGGGCTGGACCTCAGGATGCTGTGGGAGGGTCCCATGTCCCTTCACTGTCTGCCACCTGCTGGTACCCGGGTGTACCCCATCTTCCCAGACAGAACCACCACTTTCGGGAGGCAGATCCTATGCCTAGGCATCCTCCCATTAAGGGTACCGATTACCCTGGGAAAGGGGCAGTCCTAGCTTAGAGCCCAAAAGAAGCAGACCTGGGCTTGAACCCAGATTGTGCCACTCTCTAACCCTGCAACTTCAGCCTTCCAGCTTCATCCATAAAAAACAGAGACTAAGAATTCCAACCTTAAgtggaattttaaagaaaatagtattaGGCTGAAGTAcattggcacacagtaggtgctcaacaaacattCATGGAAGCTGTGGAGGAGGTTAACTGCAGGTCTGAGAAATGCTCTCTACCTCCGGGGACCCCAGCATGTGCCGTCATCTCTCCGAGGGCCTACGGGAAGCGCAGATATGGCTCAGAGCTGGGAGCACCCCAGCAAATTCTGGAAGATTCCCAGGGAAGCTGAAGCTAGCTTGAGagaggaccccaagatcacagtCAGGGGAAGAGATGCCCAAGGAGCCAGAGTGGGGGACACCTGCCTAGCCCGCCACCCCTGGCTTCGAGGCCCACACACACCTTGGGGATGGACTCCTGTGGGctctgagggaagaaaaagaagcttcAGGCCAGGAGGAGGAGCCCCCACTCCCTTGGTGAAGGCCCAgtaccccagccccacccactcAAGTGCTCCGTCACCCTCACTCAAGTCTTCAACAATGTCAGCCGCCACAggaaatatttttacatgatGCCATGCTGCAGAGTTTGCAGCCCCACCCGGCCTTGCCAACTGCTACAGGAGGGGGCAGGTGCACACTCACCCTCCCAGCAGTACCCGCGTTGGTACCACTTGGCCAGGCTGTAGCCCAGGACGGACACGAGCAGCAGCGACAGCCCCACGCTGAGGATCAGGCCCAGGGTGCT
This region includes:
- the SMIM35 gene encoding small integral membrane protein 35 encodes the protein MGLGFGSKPAVPKAVLNHCASWPPETAPELQDPRPPRPGSGDSFTLLVLIQQEPGWSSSSFPGLPGEDSISTLGLILSVGLSLLLVSVLGYSLAKWYQRGYCWEGPNFVFNLYQIRNLKELEVGPPFTISGHIGSSDGGYMKFSDRLV